The Chanodichthys erythropterus isolate Z2021 chromosome 12, ASM2448905v1, whole genome shotgun sequence genome contains a region encoding:
- the LOC137031804 gene encoding protein NLRC3-like, which produces MHHCEETKKDRKEKEEYGAGSSCVSMKSDQSMRNPIIFSDGDVTSDPRSVPSTSSHYHIHIRQHKTEAVLQIHTLETGDLQRVKDQHKTFIKNKYERLFEGTKLQENETLLNRIYTQLYVIEGEREGVNEEHEVLQMEKTAKTQHSQDTPINCNDIFKASPAPGCEEKDQIRTVLTKGIAGIGKTVSVQKFILDWAEGKANQDVDFMFVLPFRELNLIRDHQYSLHRLLLDFHPELQDLDSKSYEESKVVLVFDGLDESRITLFSDSQKVSDVTETSSVGVLMSNLMKGELFPSALIWITSRPAAAKQIPSEYIHRLTEIQGFNEPQKDKYFRKRISNEQQASRIISHIRRARSLHIMCHIPVFCWISSTVLQKLLKEDLSAEIPQTLTEMYIHFLLIQINMRNQKYEERDPEKLLKSNREVIVKLAEVAFKQLMKGNVMFYEEDLRESGIDVTDASVFSGICTEIFKEESVIHQRKIYSFIHLSVQEFFAAFYAFYYYVIKNFDILQFCDVIHNLHRDATDKALKSENGHLDLFLRFLLGISLESNQILLQDLLTHTEKSSESIRRTTQYIKEKIKDEHPLKLSTERSINLFICLLEVKDQTLSTEIQAFVKSDKLSEKKLSPAHCSTISYMLQMSEEVLDELDLKKYNTSDEGRRRLIPAVINCTKALLAGCNLTGQDCEIVSLALQSSHSVLKELDLSNNDLQDSGVKLFSDGLKSPKCQLEILRLSGCMVTEEGCGYVSSALSSNPSHLRELDLSYNHPGESGVQLLNDKLKDPNCSLQILNLDHGGDIRIRPGLQKYACDLTLDPNTAHTQLILSEENRKTTFVKEHQPYPEHPERFESQEQVLCRESLTGRCYWEVKWSGSGHVAVAYKGISRKSGIDCWFGLNEQSWSMYCSDKNYTVWYNNQSTDVSGPSARSSRIGIFLDVLAGTLSFYSVSDTHTLTHIYTFSTTFTEHLYAGFGVYPDSSVSLCQI; this is translated from the exons ATCTGTGCCATCCACTTCATCCCACTATCATATACATATCAGGCAACACAAAACTGAAGCAGTCCTGCAGATACACACACTGGAGACTGGAGACCTGCAGAGAGTCAAAGACCAGCACAAAACCTTCATAAAGAACAAGTATGAGAGATTATTTGAGGGAACCAAACTCCAAGAGAatgaaaccctcctgaacagGATCTACACACAGCTCTACGTtatagagggagagagagaaggagtaAATGAAGAACATGAGGTCTTACAGATGGAGAAGACAGCTAAAACACAACACTCACAAGACACTCCAATCAACTGCAATGACATCTTTAAAGCATCACCTGCACCAGGATGTGAGGAGAAAGACCAAATCAGGACTGTTCTTACTAAAGGCATCGCTGGAATCGGAAAAACCGTCTCTGTGCAGAAGTTCATTCTGGACTGGGCCGAGGGAAAAGCCAATCAGGATGTAGATTTCATGTTTGTGCTTCCATTTCGAGAGCTGAACTTGATCCGAGATCATCAGTACAGTCTTCACAGACTTCTGCTGGACTTTCACCCTGAACTTCAAGATCTGGACTCAAAGAGTTACGAGGAGAGTAAAGTTGTATTAGtctttgatggtctggatgAAAGCAGAATCACACTGTTTTCAGATTCTCAGAAAGTTTCTGATGTGACTGAGACTTCATCAGTGGGTGTGTTGATGTCAAACCTCATGAAAGGAGAGCTGTttccctctgctctcatctggatcaccTCCAGACCAGCAGCAGCCAAACAGATCCCCTCTGAATACATCCACCGTCTGACAGAAATTCAGGGATTCAATGAACCTCAGAAAGATAAATATTTCAGGAAGAGAATTAGTAATGAACAGCAAGCCAGCAGAATCATCTCACACATCAGAAGAGCAAGAAGCCTCCACATCATGTGCCACATACCCGTCTTCTGCTGGATCTCATCCACTGTGCTTCAGAAGCTCCTGAAAGAAGATCTGAGTGCAGAAATCCCtcaaactctgactgaaatgtaCATCCACTTCCTGCTGATTCAGATCAACATGAGGAATCAGAAGTATGAAGAAAGAGATCCAGAAAAACTCCTGAAGTCCAACAGAGAAGTGATTGTGAAACTTGCTGAAGTGGCTTTCAAACAGCTGATGAAGGGCAATGTGATGTTCTATGAGGAGGACCTGAGAGAGAGTGGCATAGATGTCACTGACGCCTCAGTGTTTTCTGGGATTTGCACTGAGATCTTTAAGGAGGAATCTGTGATTCATCAGAGGAAAATATACAGTTTCATTCATTTGAGCGTTCAGGAGTTTTTCGCTGCTTTctatgcattttattattatgtaatcaaaaatTTTGACATATTACAGTTTTGTGATGTGATACATAATCTGCATAGGGATGCAACAGATAAAGCTCTTAAGAGTGAAAATGGACACCTGGATCTGTTTCTGCGGTTCCTGCTGGGCATCTCACTGGAGTCCAATCAGATACTCTTACAGGATCtactgacacacacagagaagAGCTCAGAGAGCATCAGAAGAACCACACAGTACATTAAAGAGAAGATCAAAGATGAACATCCACTGAAACTCTCCACTGAAAGATCCATcaatctgtttatctgtctgctGGAAGTGAAAGATCAGACTCTGTCCACAGAGATTCAGGCATTTGTGAAATCAGACAAACTCTCAGAGAAGAAACTCTCTCCTGCTCACTGCTCGACAATCTCCTACATGCTTCAGATGTCAGAAGAGGTGCTGGATGAGCTGGACCTCAAGAAATACAACACATCAGATGAGGGTAGAAGAAGACTGATACCAGCTGTGATCAACTGCACAAAAGCCCT TCTAGCTGGCTGTAATCTCACTGGTCAGGATTGTGAAATTGTGTCATTAGCTCTTCAATCCTCACACTCTGTCCTGAAAGAGCTGGATCTGAGTAACAATGATCTGcaggattcaggagtgaagctgTTTTCTGATGGTCTGAAGAGTCCAAAATGTCAGCTGGAGATACTCAG GTTGTCAGGCTGTATGGTGACAGAGGAAGGCTGTGGTTATGTGTCTTCAGCTCTGagttcaaacccctcacacctgagagagctagATCTGAGCTACAATCACCCAGGAGAATCAGGAGTTCAGCTGCTCAACGACAAACTGAAGGATCCAAACTGCTCTCTGCAGATACTCAA tttGGACCATGGAGGAGATATCAGGATCAGACCAGGATTGCAAAAAT ATGCCTGTGATCTCACACTGGATCCAAACACAGCTCACACTCAACTCATCCTGTCTGAAGAGAACAGAAAAACAACATTTGTAAAGGAGCATCAGCCGTATCCTGAGCATCCAGAGAGATTCGAGAGCCAGGAGCAGGTTTTGTGTAGAGAGAGTCTGactggacgctgttactgggaggttAAATGGAGTGGATCCGGCCATGTAGCTGTGGCATATAAAGGAATCAGCAGGAAAAGTGGGATTGACTGTTGGTTTGGACTCAATGAACAGTCCTGGAGTATGTACTGTTCTGATAAGAATTATACTGTCTGGTACAATAATCAGAGCACTGATGTATCTGGCCCTTCAGCCCGCTCTAGTAGAATAGGCATCTTTCTGGACGTGTTGGCCGgcactctgtccttctacagcgtctctgacacacacacactcacacacatttacacattcAGCACTACATTCACTGAACACCTCTATGCTGGATTTGGGGTTTATCCTGATTCTTCAGTGTCTCTGTGTCAGATTTAA